One window from the genome of Pseudonocardia hierapolitana encodes:
- a CDS encoding histone-like nucleoid-structuring protein Lsr2: MAQIREVRLIDDLDGEAADETIEFGIDGKNYEIDLSKANAGKLRDALASYVAAARRSGGRRSRSGGAGTGPARRPSIDREQNQAIREWARKRGMKVSDRGRIPAEVLEAYHKEN, encoded by the coding sequence ATGGCGCAGATCCGTGAGGTCCGACTGATCGACGACCTGGACGGAGAGGCGGCCGACGAGACGATCGAGTTCGGTATCGACGGCAAGAACTACGAGATCGACCTGTCGAAGGCGAATGCGGGCAAGCTGCGCGACGCGCTGGCGTCGTACGTCGCGGCGGCCCGTCGATCGGGTGGTCGGCGTAGCCGCTCCGGAGGTGCCGGCACGGGTCCGGCCCGGCGGCCGTCCATCGACCGGGAACAGAATCAGGCAATCCGGGAATGGGCTCGCAAGCGGGGCATGAAGGTCTCCGACCGCGGGCGTATCCCGGCCGAGGTGCTCGAGGCATATCACAAGGAGAACTGA
- a CDS encoding ATP-dependent Clp protease ATP-binding subunit — translation MFERFTDRARRVVVLAQEEARMLNHNYIGTEHILLGLIHEGEGVAAKALESLGIALEGVRQQVEEIIGQGQQAPSGHIPFTPRAKKVLELSLREALQLGHNYIGTEHILLGLIREGEGVAAQVLVKLGADLNRVRQQVLQLLSGYQGKEPAEGTSGGRGEGTPSSSLVLDQFGRNLTQSAREGKLDPVIGREKEIERVMQVLSRRTKNNPVLIGEPGVGKTAVVEGLAQGIVKGEVPETLKDKQLYTLDLGSLVAGSRYRGDFEERLKKVLKEIRTRGDIILFIDELHTLVGAGAAEGAIDAASILKPMLARGELQTIGATTLDEYRKYVEKDPALERRFQPIQVGEPSVTHTIEILKGLRDRYEAHHRVTITDPALVAAATLADRYISDRFLPDKAIDLIDEAGARMRIRRMTAPPDLREFDEKIAAVRRDKESAIDAQDFERAAHLRDQEKQLLGQKGEREKQWKSGDLDVVAEVDDEQIAEVLANWTGIPVFKLTEEETTRLLRMEDELHKRIIGQEEAVKSVSQAIRRTRAGLKDPKRPSGSFIFAGPSGVGKTELSKALANFLFGEDDALIQIDMGEFHDRYTASRLFGAPPGYVGYEEGGQLTEKVRRKPFSVVLFDEIEKAHQEVYNTLLQVLEDGRLTDGQGRTVDFKNTVIIFTSNLGTQDISKAVGLGFAQSNDERSNYERMKNKVEDELKKHFRPEFLNRIDDIIVFHQLTEEQIITMVDLMISRVETQLAGKDMAIELTPTAKKLLARRGFDPVLGARPLRRTIQREIEDQLSEKILFGEVEPGQIVVVDVEGFDPDAPEGRTADDKAKFVFRGEPKPVTVPDSPPVDMAKQGDE, via the coding sequence ATGTTCGAGAGGTTCACCGACCGAGCGAGGCGGGTTGTCGTCCTGGCCCAAGAAGAGGCCCGGATGCTCAACCACAACTACATCGGCACCGAGCACATCCTCCTGGGCCTGATCCACGAGGGTGAAGGTGTGGCCGCGAAGGCCTTGGAGTCGTTGGGCATCGCGCTGGAGGGCGTCCGCCAGCAGGTCGAGGAGATCATCGGCCAGGGCCAGCAGGCGCCGAGCGGGCACATCCCGTTCACGCCGCGCGCCAAGAAGGTGCTGGAGCTGTCGCTCCGCGAGGCGCTGCAGCTCGGCCACAACTACATCGGCACGGAGCACATCCTGCTCGGCCTGATCCGCGAGGGCGAGGGCGTGGCCGCCCAGGTCCTCGTGAAGCTGGGCGCCGACCTCAACCGGGTCCGCCAGCAGGTCCTGCAGCTCCTGTCCGGCTACCAGGGCAAGGAACCCGCGGAGGGCACCTCCGGCGGCCGCGGCGAGGGCACCCCCAGCTCCTCGCTCGTCCTCGACCAGTTCGGTCGCAACCTCACCCAGTCGGCCCGCGAGGGCAAGCTGGACCCGGTCATCGGCCGGGAGAAGGAGATCGAGCGGGTCATGCAGGTCCTCTCCCGGAGGACCAAGAACAACCCGGTGCTGATCGGCGAGCCCGGCGTCGGCAAGACCGCCGTCGTCGAGGGGCTGGCCCAGGGCATCGTCAAGGGCGAGGTCCCCGAGACGCTCAAGGACAAGCAGCTCTACACGCTCGACCTGGGCTCTCTGGTCGCGGGCTCCCGCTACCGCGGTGACTTCGAGGAGCGCCTGAAGAAGGTGCTCAAGGAGATCCGCACCCGCGGCGACATCATCCTGTTCATCGACGAGCTCCACACGTTGGTCGGTGCCGGTGCCGCCGAGGGCGCCATCGACGCAGCGTCGATCCTCAAGCCGATGCTGGCCCGTGGCGAGCTGCAGACGATCGGCGCCACCACGCTCGACGAGTACCGCAAGTACGTCGAGAAGGACCCGGCCCTGGAGCGCCGCTTCCAGCCGATCCAGGTGGGCGAGCCGAGCGTCACGCACACCATCGAGATCCTCAAGGGCCTGCGCGACCGGTACGAGGCGCACCACCGCGTCACGATCACCGACCCGGCGCTGGTGGCCGCGGCCACGCTGGCCGACCGGTACATCTCCGACCGCTTCCTGCCGGACAAGGCGATCGACCTGATCGACGAGGCCGGTGCCCGGATGCGCATCCGCCGGATGACCGCTCCGCCGGACCTGCGCGAGTTCGACGAGAAGATCGCGGCCGTGCGTCGCGACAAGGAGTCGGCGATCGACGCGCAGGACTTCGAGCGGGCCGCGCACCTGCGCGACCAGGAGAAGCAGCTGCTCGGCCAGAAGGGCGAGCGGGAGAAGCAGTGGAAGTCCGGTGACCTGGACGTCGTCGCCGAGGTCGACGACGAACAGATCGCCGAGGTGCTCGCCAACTGGACCGGGATCCCGGTGTTCAAGCTCACCGAGGAGGAGACCACGCGTCTGCTCCGCATGGAGGACGAGCTGCACAAGCGGATCATCGGCCAGGAGGAGGCCGTCAAGTCGGTGTCGCAGGCCATCCGCCGCACGCGCGCCGGCCTGAAGGACCCGAAGCGCCCGTCCGGCTCGTTCATCTTCGCCGGCCCGTCCGGTGTCGGTAAGACCGAGCTGTCCAAGGCGCTGGCCAACTTCCTGTTCGGCGAGGACGACGCCCTCATCCAGATCGACATGGGCGAGTTCCACGACCGCTACACCGCGTCGCGGCTCTTCGGTGCCCCTCCCGGGTACGTGGGCTACGAGGAGGGCGGCCAGCTCACCGAGAAGGTGCGGCGCAAGCCGTTCTCGGTGGTGCTGTTCGACGAGATCGAGAAGGCGCACCAGGAGGTCTACAACACCCTCCTGCAGGTGCTGGAGGACGGCCGCCTGACCGATGGCCAGGGCCGCACGGTGGACTTCAAGAACACGGTGATCATCTTCACCTCGAACCTCGGCACCCAGGACATCTCCAAGGCGGTCGGGCTCGGGTTCGCCCAGAGCAACGACGAGAGGTCGAACTACGAGCGGATGAAGAACAAGGTCGAGGACGAGCTGAAGAAGCACTTCCGGCCCGAGTTCCTCAACCGCATCGACGACATCATCGTCTTCCACCAGCTGACCGAGGAGCAGATCATCACGATGGTCGACCTCATGATCAGCCGCGTGGAGACGCAGCTGGCGGGCAAGGACATGGCGATCGAGCTCACGCCGACCGCCAAGAAGCTGCTCGCCCGCCGCGGGTTCGACCCGGTGCTGGGTGCACGGCCGCTGCGCCGCACCATCCAGCGCGAGATCGAGGACCAGCTGTCGGAGAAGATCCTCTTCGGCGAGGTGGAGCCCGGTCAGATCGTGGTCGTCGACGTCGAGGGCTTCGACCCCGACGCCCCCGAAGGCCGCACCGCCGACGACAAGGCCAAGTTCGTCTTCCGCGGCGAGCCGAAGCCGGTGACGGTGCCGGACTCCCCGCCGGTCGACATGGCGAAGCAGGGCGACGAGTGA
- a CDS encoding siderophore-interacting protein, producing MIRVVAGGEELAAFPDTPHTDRYVKILFPRPGVRYPEPFDMDAIRSELPRDQWPAMRTYTVRALDHAAGELTIDFVHHGDVGLAGPWAAAARPGDVLRLAGPGGAYAPDPDADWHLMVGDESALPAIAAACERVPAGVRVVAMLEVADAAEEQELGCTGVLHTTWLHRRPGAPEQLLDAVRSLEFPPGRVHAFVHGEAGIVRGVRRHLVDERAVPRELLSVSGYWRRGVDEDGWQAEKAADRAAAGGR from the coding sequence ATGATCCGCGTCGTCGCGGGAGGGGAAGAGCTCGCGGCGTTTCCCGACACCCCCCACACGGACCGCTACGTCAAGATCCTCTTTCCGCGCCCGGGCGTCCGGTATCCCGAGCCGTTCGACATGGACGCGATCCGGTCCGAACTCCCCCGCGACCAGTGGCCGGCGATGCGTACGTACACGGTGCGGGCGCTCGACCACGCCGCGGGCGAGCTGACGATCGACTTCGTCCACCACGGCGACGTCGGGCTCGCCGGGCCGTGGGCCGCGGCGGCCCGCCCGGGCGACGTGCTGAGGCTGGCCGGACCCGGCGGTGCCTACGCTCCCGACCCGGACGCCGACTGGCATCTCATGGTCGGCGACGAGAGCGCGCTGCCCGCGATCGCGGCCGCGTGCGAGCGCGTGCCGGCGGGCGTGCGGGTGGTGGCCATGCTCGAGGTCGCCGACGCCGCCGAGGAGCAGGAGCTCGGCTGTACCGGCGTGCTGCACACCACCTGGTTGCACCGCAGGCCGGGCGCACCGGAGCAGCTGCTCGACGCCGTCCGGTCGCTCGAGTTCCCGCCCGGGCGGGTCCACGCATTCGTGCACGGCGAGGCGGGCATCGTGCGTGGGGTGCGGCGGCATCTCGTCGACGAGCGTGCGGTGCCGCGGGAGCTGCTCTCCGTGTCCGGCTACTGGCGTCGCGGCGTGGACGAGGACGGCTGGCAGGCGGAGAAGGCGGCGGATCGTGCGGCGGCAGGCGGTCGCTGA
- a CDS encoding sodium:solute symporter family protein, which translates to MDLLDWLVVGGYFVVMVVIGLWAKARIHDSRDFFTAGGRMPWWLSGISHHMSGYSSAVFVGYAAIAYTQGFVLYVWWALGITFAMVVGAFLFVPRWPRLRQRLGIISPLEYLRIRYGVPTQQLLAWSGTALKVFDVGAKWTATALLLNVFADVPLALGILLTGGVTLVYSTIGGLWADALTDMGQFVIQLVAGIVMFFAVLAALDGIPTLWTLWDKLPEGNSQPFNGQYTALFVFVYLLINTLSYNGGTWNLAQRFIASPTGSTARRAALLSAALYLVWPLVMFFPMWAAPVLLPGLAKPDQSYALLTEQLLPAGLVGLVLAGLFSHTMAMTGSDANAISSVVTRDIIPAIWKRGRALDTRAELIIGRISVFTFIALSMVIALTADSFGGVLGLIILWFGGLVGPIAIPMLLGMLPAFKRCGPVAAITSWAVGLAVFALTRYGFDVSQLAPDQATAVQVGGPVVCSIIAFVVIGLVAPWRNAASDELVDAISRDEPAAEPVR; encoded by the coding sequence ATGGACCTGCTCGACTGGTTGGTCGTCGGCGGCTACTTCGTCGTGATGGTGGTGATCGGGCTGTGGGCGAAGGCCCGCATCCACGACTCCCGCGACTTCTTCACCGCGGGCGGGCGGATGCCGTGGTGGCTCTCGGGCATCTCGCACCACATGTCGGGCTACAGCTCGGCGGTGTTCGTCGGCTACGCCGCGATCGCCTACACCCAGGGGTTCGTGCTCTACGTCTGGTGGGCGCTCGGGATCACCTTCGCGATGGTGGTCGGCGCGTTCCTGTTCGTCCCCCGCTGGCCGCGGCTCCGACAGCGGCTGGGGATCATCTCGCCGCTGGAGTACCTGCGGATCCGCTACGGCGTGCCCACCCAGCAGCTGCTCGCCTGGAGCGGAACGGCGCTCAAGGTCTTCGACGTCGGCGCCAAGTGGACCGCCACCGCGCTCCTGCTGAACGTGTTCGCGGACGTACCGCTCGCCCTCGGCATCCTGCTCACCGGCGGGGTCACGCTCGTCTACTCGACGATCGGCGGGCTCTGGGCCGACGCGCTCACCGACATGGGCCAGTTCGTCATCCAGCTCGTCGCCGGCATCGTCATGTTCTTCGCGGTCCTCGCCGCCCTCGACGGCATCCCCACCCTGTGGACGCTGTGGGACAAGCTGCCCGAGGGCAACTCCCAGCCGTTCAACGGCCAGTACACCGCGCTGTTCGTGTTCGTCTACCTGCTGATCAACACGCTGTCCTACAACGGGGGCACCTGGAACCTCGCGCAGCGGTTCATCGCCTCCCCCACCGGCAGCACGGCCCGGCGCGCTGCGCTGCTCTCCGCCGCGCTCTACCTGGTCTGGCCGCTGGTGATGTTCTTCCCGATGTGGGCGGCGCCGGTGCTGCTGCCGGGCCTGGCGAAGCCGGACCAGTCCTACGCGCTGCTCACCGAGCAGCTGCTGCCCGCCGGGCTCGTCGGACTGGTGCTCGCGGGGCTCTTCTCGCACACGATGGCGATGACCGGTTCGGACGCCAACGCGATCTCCTCGGTCGTGACGCGCGACATCATCCCCGCGATCTGGAAGCGTGGCCGCGCGCTCGACACCAGGGCAGAGCTGATCATCGGCCGGATCAGCGTGTTCACGTTCATCGCCCTGAGCATGGTGATCGCCCTGACCGCCGACAGCTTCGGCGGCGTGCTCGGCCTGATCATCCTGTGGTTCGGCGGGCTGGTCGGCCCGATCGCCATCCCGATGCTGCTGGGCATGCTGCCCGCGTTCAAGCGGTGCGGACCGGTCGCGGCGATCACCTCGTGGGCCGTCGGCCTCGCGGTCTTCGCGCTCACCCGCTACGGGTTCGACGTCTCGCAGCTCGCGCCGGACCAGGCCACCGCGGTCCAGGTCGGCGGACCGGTCGTCTGCTCGATCATCGCGTTCGTCGTCATCGGGCTCGTCGCACCGTGGCGCAACGCCGCTTCCGACGAGCTGGTCGACGCGATCTCCCGCGACGAGCCCGCTGCCGAGCCGGTCCGGTGA
- a CDS encoding LacI family DNA-binding transcriptional regulator has translation MARLDGRRQAPTIKVVAAAAGVSTSTVSRVFSHPHRLKESTVAHVTEVAARLGYKPSHAARALSTGRLGMIAVVVPDIANPFFPPVIRAAQANAATGGVSTVVGDTDEDPAKELDLLAELERRTDGVVLVSSRLPEEQLREVARRGHPLVLVNRDVAGVPRILVDSAPGIREAVDHLAGLGHRHIAYISGPAGSWSDEQRRDAVRERCTARGIIGTVLRSHRPEHDEGRAAAAEVLATGATAAIAFDDGLAQGALAGMAEHRIAVPAEVSIIGCDDILAATTYPPLTTVHGRGGEAGRLAVELLMELVENPEGERDRRVLLPSHLVTRSSTGPAPAAPPAPRR, from the coding sequence GTGGCCCGTCTGGACGGGCGCCGCCAGGCGCCCACGATCAAGGTCGTCGCCGCTGCGGCGGGGGTGTCGACATCGACGGTCTCCCGCGTGTTCTCCCATCCCCACCGCCTGAAGGAGAGCACGGTCGCGCACGTCACGGAGGTCGCGGCGCGGCTGGGCTACAAGCCGAGCCACGCCGCGCGGGCGCTGAGCACGGGACGGCTCGGGATGATCGCCGTGGTGGTGCCCGACATCGCGAACCCGTTCTTCCCGCCTGTGATCCGCGCCGCGCAGGCAAACGCGGCCACCGGTGGCGTCAGCACCGTCGTCGGCGACACCGACGAGGACCCGGCGAAGGAGCTCGACCTCCTGGCCGAGCTGGAGCGGCGCACCGACGGCGTGGTGCTGGTGTCCTCCCGGCTGCCGGAGGAGCAGCTTCGTGAGGTGGCCCGGCGGGGACATCCGCTCGTGCTGGTCAACCGGGACGTGGCAGGGGTGCCGCGGATCCTCGTCGACTCCGCGCCCGGGATCCGCGAGGCCGTCGACCACCTCGCCGGGCTCGGCCACCGCCACATCGCCTACATCAGCGGGCCGGCGGGGTCGTGGTCGGACGAGCAGCGCCGCGACGCGGTGCGGGAGCGGTGCACCGCTCGCGGGATCATCGGAACCGTCCTTCGCTCCCACCGCCCGGAGCACGACGAGGGACGCGCCGCGGCCGCGGAGGTGCTCGCCACGGGCGCCACCGCCGCCATCGCCTTCGACGACGGGCTCGCTCAGGGCGCGCTCGCCGGGATGGCCGAGCACCGGATCGCCGTTCCGGCCGAGGTGTCGATCATCGGCTGCGACGACATCCTCGCTGCGACGACCTACCCCCCGCTCACCACCGTGCACGGCCGCGGCGGCGAGGCGGGCCGGCTCGCCGTCGAGCTGCTGATGGAGCTGGTCGAGAACCCGGAGGGCGAGCGGGACCGGCGCGTGCTGCTGCCGTCACACCTCGTCACGCGTTCCAGTACGGGCCCCGCTCCCGCCGCACCACCCGCACCACGTCGGTGA
- the lysS gene encoding lysine--tRNA ligase: protein MRVRRAKRAALLEQNRDPYPVAVERTHTLREVRAAHPDLPPDTATGDIVAVTGRVMFLRNTGKLCFATLREGDGTELQAMLSLALVGEEELARWKAQVDLGDHVQVHGEVITSRRGELSVMADSWQLAAKALRPLPVAHRELSEETRVRQRYVDLIVRPQARETVLRRATVVQTLRSVLHERSFVEVETPMLQLQHGGATARPFVTHSNALATDLYLRIAPELFLKRCVVGGIERVFEINRNFRNEGIDSSHSPEFAMLEAYQAYATYDDMAELTRELVLASARAVFGSTVVRHADGTEHDLGGEWRSITLHEAVSEAVGQQVTPDTSVEELHKLAIAHDVEVDASHTAGQIVLELFEKLVEHTLKDPTFVRDYPIEVRPLTRRHRADPRLAEAWDLVAFGTELATAYSELVDPVDQRERLTAQSLQAAAGDPEAMQLDEDFLRAMEYGLPPTGGMGMGIDRLLMTLTGLGIRETILYPLVRSE from the coding sequence ATGCGGGTCCGCCGGGCCAAGCGGGCGGCGCTGCTCGAGCAGAACCGCGACCCGTACCCGGTGGCCGTCGAGCGCACCCACACCCTCCGCGAGGTACGTGCCGCCCACCCCGACCTCCCGCCGGACACGGCCACCGGCGACATCGTCGCCGTCACCGGGCGGGTGATGTTCCTGCGCAACACCGGCAAGCTGTGCTTCGCCACCCTGCGCGAGGGTGACGGCACCGAGCTGCAGGCGATGCTGTCCCTCGCGCTGGTCGGCGAGGAGGAGCTCGCGCGCTGGAAGGCGCAGGTCGACCTCGGCGACCACGTCCAGGTGCACGGCGAGGTGATCACCTCGCGGCGCGGCGAGCTGTCGGTGATGGCCGACAGCTGGCAGCTGGCCGCCAAGGCCCTGCGACCCCTTCCGGTGGCGCACCGCGAGCTCTCGGAGGAGACGCGCGTGCGGCAGCGCTACGTCGACCTCATCGTGCGGCCGCAGGCCAGGGAGACGGTGCTGCGGCGGGCCACGGTCGTGCAGACCCTGCGGTCCGTGCTGCACGAAAGGTCGTTCGTCGAGGTCGAGACGCCGATGCTGCAGCTGCAGCACGGCGGGGCCACCGCGCGCCCGTTCGTCACGCACTCCAACGCCCTGGCCACGGATCTGTACCTGCGGATCGCTCCGGAACTGTTCCTCAAGCGATGCGTGGTCGGCGGCATCGAGCGCGTCTTCGAGATCAATCGGAACTTCCGGAACGAGGGCATCGACTCGTCGCACTCGCCGGAGTTCGCGATGCTCGAGGCCTACCAGGCCTACGCCACGTACGACGACATGGCCGAGCTCACCCGTGAGTTGGTGCTCGCCTCGGCTCGCGCCGTGTTCGGCTCGACCGTTGTGCGCCACGCCGACGGCACGGAACACGACCTGGGCGGCGAGTGGCGATCGATCACACTGCATGAGGCTGTCTCGGAAGCCGTCGGACAGCAGGTGACGCCGGACACCTCCGTGGAGGAGCTGCACAAGCTCGCGATCGCTCATGATGTGGAAGTCGACGCTTCGCACACCGCGGGCCAGATCGTACTCGAACTGTTCGAGAAGCTCGTCGAGCACACGCTGAAGGACCCGACGTTCGTCCGTGACTACCCGATCGAGGTGCGGCCGCTGACCAGGCGGCACCGCGCTGATCCGCGGCTCGCCGAAGCATGGGATCTCGTTGCCTTCGGTACGGAGTTGGCCACGGCCTACTCGGAACTGGTCGACCCGGTCGACCAGCGCGAACGGCTCACTGCGCAGTCGTTGCAGGCAGCGGCGGGCGATCCAGAGGCGATGCAGCTGGACGAGGACTTCCTGCGCGCCATGGAGTACGGATTGCCGCCCACCGGAGGCATGGGAATGGGCATCGACCGGCTGCTCATGACGCTCACCGGGCTCGGAATCCGCGAAACCATTCTGTACCCGCTCGTGCGTTCTGAGTAA
- a CDS encoding YihY/virulence factor BrkB family protein: MSSVRVVPETELMSGELLSADDAWHTVRHYGPRHLLVASFVRFRYGDGFSHARAFALQLALAAVPLVIAGAGLATALGAESFAEVVARTVMAISPGSSDSLLAEVLEGTDEGSERGEVVVVLGLATAFAAATSAFAQLERGANRIYGTKRDRKVLRKYGRAALLTATAGVAMAVGLLLIVAGEPFGEAMEAVYRWGDGVEEVWDALRWPLGLAALVVAVTLLFRYAPRRSQPGLSWLAVGAAVTVLAWLAGSGLLALYVVVAAGFDDTYGPLTAIMALLLWANVTGIALLAGIALAAQLEAVRAGRLDPLLADSDDDGIPDELDEHPDSPAR; encoded by the coding sequence GTGAGCTCGGTGCGTGTCGTCCCGGAGACCGAGCTCATGTCAGGCGAGCTGCTCTCCGCCGACGACGCGTGGCACACCGTGCGCCACTACGGCCCGCGGCACCTGCTCGTCGCCTCGTTCGTCCGATTCCGGTACGGCGACGGGTTCAGCCATGCGCGGGCGTTCGCCCTGCAGCTCGCCCTCGCCGCGGTGCCGCTGGTGATCGCGGGCGCCGGGCTGGCAACGGCGCTCGGGGCCGAGTCGTTCGCCGAGGTGGTGGCCCGCACGGTGATGGCGATCTCGCCGGGCAGCAGCGACTCACTGCTGGCCGAGGTGCTCGAGGGCACCGACGAGGGCAGCGAGCGCGGGGAGGTAGTGGTGGTGCTGGGGCTCGCCACCGCGTTCGCGGCGGCGACATCGGCGTTCGCGCAGCTGGAGCGGGGCGCCAACCGGATCTACGGCACCAAGCGCGACCGGAAGGTGCTGCGCAAGTACGGCCGGGCCGCGCTGCTCACGGCCACCGCGGGCGTCGCGATGGCGGTGGGCCTGCTGCTGATCGTGGCCGGCGAGCCGTTCGGTGAGGCGATGGAGGCCGTCTACCGGTGGGGTGACGGCGTTGAGGAGGTCTGGGACGCGCTGCGCTGGCCGCTGGGGCTGGCGGCGCTCGTCGTGGCAGTCACGCTGCTGTTCCGGTACGCCCCGCGGCGCAGCCAGCCGGGTCTCAGCTGGCTCGCTGTCGGGGCTGCCGTCACCGTGCTCGCGTGGCTCGCGGGCTCCGGACTGCTGGCCCTGTACGTCGTGGTGGCGGCTGGCTTCGACGACACCTACGGCCCGCTGACCGCGATCATGGCGCTGCTGCTGTGGGCGAACGTCACGGGAATCGCCCTGCTCGCCGGCATCGCCCTGGCTGCGCAGCTGGAGGCGGTGCGGGCGGGCCGACTCGACCCGCTCCTCGCCGACAGCGACGATGACGGCATTCCGGACGAGCTCGACGAGCACCCCGACTCACCGGCCCGCTGA
- a CDS encoding class I SAM-dependent methyltransferase, producing the protein MTSSSRARSFGAAAAAYAQHRPGYPAAAVDWALAPVAGGALRLLDLAAGTGKLTEGLITRGTVTAVEPDPAMLAQLRARFPGVDALEGSAEAIPLPDASFDAVLVGQAWHWFDADRAFAEVARVLRPGGVLAVLWNGDDAHVDWVRGMYEAGCWNSTVVRAPDDEPSLPAHPAFTPDGFAQFTNPIPTTVDGLIASLRTHSWALTAEPAVREATFDRIRAYLATRPETAPGEFDHPLVTDVVRVVRRERGPYWNA; encoded by the coding sequence GTGACCTCCTCCTCGCGGGCCCGCTCGTTCGGCGCGGCGGCTGCAGCTTATGCACAACATCGACCCGGCTACCCGGCCGCGGCCGTCGACTGGGCGCTGGCGCCCGTCGCCGGGGGCGCGTTGCGGCTGCTGGACCTCGCCGCCGGCACCGGGAAGCTCACCGAGGGGCTGATCACACGGGGCACGGTCACCGCCGTCGAGCCCGATCCCGCGATGCTCGCCCAGCTGCGGGCCCGCTTCCCCGGCGTGGACGCGCTCGAAGGCAGCGCCGAGGCGATCCCGCTGCCGGACGCGTCCTTCGACGCGGTGCTCGTCGGGCAGGCGTGGCACTGGTTCGACGCCGACCGCGCCTTCGCGGAGGTGGCCCGGGTGCTGCGGCCGGGCGGGGTGCTCGCCGTGCTGTGGAACGGCGACGACGCGCACGTCGACTGGGTGCGCGGCATGTACGAGGCCGGGTGCTGGAACTCCACGGTGGTCCGGGCGCCGGACGACGAACCGTCGCTGCCGGCCCACCCGGCGTTCACGCCGGACGGGTTCGCACAGTTCACCAACCCGATCCCGACCACCGTCGACGGGCTGATCGCCTCTCTCCGCACCCACTCGTGGGCCCTCACCGCCGAGCCGGCCGTCCGGGAGGCCACGTTCGACCGCATCCGGGCCTACCTCGCGACTCGCCCCGAGACCGCGCCGGGGGAATTCGACCACCCGCTCGTCACCGACGTGGTGCGGGTGGTGCGGCGGGAGCGGGGCCCGTACTGGAACGCGTGA
- a CDS encoding AGE family epimerase/isomerase: MRYRDHLVDDVLAWWVANGPDPEHGGVLTCWDNAGTRLVRGDKYTWSQGRWAWLTARVALAAHLLDVDAGWYADQAVRTARFVRDHALLPDGTTAFVTNRAGDEAGPHTSVYADLFAALGFAGAARLHPEGEWGGHAEDLLLRSAAAIEAGSFRSEPYPVPAGHRSFGLPMILVGVGEQVHRATGSAASAAVVREAAQQIEEHHLVGDDVAEMPSAADGLLSRHRTPGHVLEAAWFLHHARDLLAGSALAEPDRLAEIAVHALELGWDGVHGGMLRYVDRDGGEPTGARTDDPYEALVVDTWDTKLWWPHAEALYATALLVPEHHARLHEYVFRTFPEGPGREWTQIRTRDGTPVDKTVALPVKDPFHIARALLMLVELEGEG, encoded by the coding sequence GTGAGGTACCGCGACCACCTCGTCGACGACGTGCTGGCCTGGTGGGTGGCCAACGGGCCCGACCCCGAGCACGGCGGGGTGCTCACCTGCTGGGACAACGCCGGCACCCGCCTCGTCAGAGGCGACAAGTACACCTGGTCACAGGGCCGCTGGGCCTGGCTCACCGCCCGGGTGGCGCTCGCCGCGCACCTGCTCGACGTCGATGCCGGCTGGTACGCCGACCAGGCCGTCCGCACCGCCCGGTTCGTCCGCGACCACGCGCTCCTGCCCGACGGCACCACCGCGTTCGTGACGAACAGGGCAGGCGACGAGGCGGGGCCGCACACGAGCGTCTACGCCGACCTGTTCGCCGCACTCGGGTTCGCCGGCGCCGCGCGGCTGCACCCCGAAGGGGAGTGGGGCGGGCACGCGGAGGACCTGCTGCTCCGCTCGGCTGCAGCCATCGAGGCCGGCAGCTTCCGGTCCGAGCCGTACCCGGTACCGGCAGGGCACCGGTCGTTCGGGCTGCCGATGATCCTCGTCGGGGTCGGCGAGCAGGTGCACCGCGCCACGGGCTCGGCGGCGTCCGCGGCCGTCGTGCGGGAAGCCGCGCAGCAGATCGAGGAGCACCACCTCGTCGGCGACGACGTCGCGGAGATGCCCTCGGCCGCGGACGGGCTGCTGTCGCGCCACCGCACCCCGGGGCACGTGCTGGAGGCGGCGTGGTTCCTGCACCACGCCCGCGACCTCCTGGCCGGGTCCGCACTCGCCGAACCGGACCGCCTCGCGGAGATCGCCGTCCACGCGCTCGAGCTCGGGTGGGACGGCGTCCACGGCGGGATGTTGCGCTACGTCGACCGGGACGGCGGGGAGCCCACCGGCGCCCGCACCGACGACCCGTACGAGGCGCTCGTGGTGGACACGTGGGACACGAAGCTGTGGTGGCCGCACGCTGAGGCGCTCTACGCAACGGCCCTGCTCGTGCCGGAGCACCACGCACGGCTGCACGAGTACGTGTTCCGGACGTTCCCGGAGGGGCCGGGCCGGGAGTGGACGCAGATCCGCACCCGCGACGGCACGCCCGTGGACAAGACCGTCGCACTCCCGGTGAAGGACCCGTTCCACATCGCGCGCGCACTGCTCATGCTGGTGGAGCTGGAAGGAGAAGGGTGA